A genomic segment from Pseudomonadota bacterium encodes:
- a CDS encoding DEAD/DEAH box helicase, translated as MTADGDFERGPIVDVFDLRKRVIQEYADYIRSFIVIGDERIEQLVDSELRRGALWPEPLIQLNPAFEPGEGLEDLVRQGALHPECLKIFRDKPAPAEDRGLLQLHRHQVEAVHAARSGENYVLTTGTGSGKSLAYIVPIVDHVLRTGTGKGIQAIVVYPMNALANSQLGELTKFLCNGYPGGKSPVTFQRYTGQEKDEERNEIIASPPDILLTNYVMLELLLTRPKERKLVSAAKDLRFLVLDELHTYRGRQGSDVAMLVRRVRDACEATSLLHVGTSATLASGGTWEEQRAAVADTASRLFGAEVKPERVIGETLRRVTPLRRHDDPQFVADLRAEMSRSGSIPPETRESFLASPLSSWIESTLGLAEEPGTYRLVRSTPMPITGANGAAHKLAELTGLDQEKCEREIGRHLLAGYEHRDEHGRPIFAFRLHQFVSKGESVYASLEAEPERHITLQSQTYVPGSDRHKQLFPIVFCRECGQEYYLVRRCEGEDRTVYYQPRTLSDQDDEGGEPGFLHIDTEDPWPEVGASLDRLPDSWLEVENGTLRVRKVRRDRLPREVYLTASGTEGKGDLRAHYMRAPFIFCMNCKVSYSPHQQADFGKLATLGSEGRSTATTVLALSNIRRLRNDQTLEPKARKLLSFTDNRQDASLQAGHFNDFVEIALLRSALHRAVRDAGAEGLHHDTLTRRVFEALDLPLSQYAANPEVEYLQLEETQRAFRRVLGYCLYLDLRRGWRITSPNLEQCGLLDIDYLSLAALCGDEPKWRERHPVLATATPDERRNVCKVLLDFLRRELAIQADVLDSADQESILLQSNQYLIPPWALDDNEPMQTSRIAFPTSGNSEKKWNVYVSPRGGFGLFLKRPDTFRNANSAMTKTEDVSTILSDLFENLLKAGLVHRIEKRDQEAEVGYQLKSSGLVWRAGAGMSGFHDPIRVPSRPEGGHRTNRFFVDFYRADMADLKGLEAHEHTAQVQALDREEREENFRKGILPILFCSPTMELGVDIAQLNVVNMRNVPPTPANYAQRSGRAGRSGQPAFVYTYCTAGSPHDQYFFKRPGRMVAGAVSPPRLDLANEDLLRAHVHAIWLAESGFDLKSSLADILEVEGDDPTLEVLPNVRAALDDTRARERAKTRAEHCLYAAVAALVGDAKVGVWIGDVLDQLPRSFETACNRWRSLYRGALEQSKRQSKIARDASRDTRDRENAKRLRAEAEAQLNLLLERNTKTLSDFYSYRYFASEGFLPGYSFPRLPLSAYLPGKKRGRGDEEFLSRPRFLAISEFGPRAFVYHEGSRFVINKVILPVESEGGITRSAAQCKECGYVHPIGDAPGPDLCERCGLKLPPPMVNLFRMQNVSTRRRDRISSDEEERFRLGYEIKTGVRFEPRDGVPSEQTAELRSASGDGLAKLTYGHAGTIWRLNVGWRRREREEQQGYVLDVERGYWSKSQATEEDPDDPQSGRTLRVIPYVEDRRNCLLIAPEGNLTPTEMASLQAALKSAIQVEYDLEDSELAAEPLPDAKQRRAILFFEASEGGAGVLRRFVEDPRALQAVARRALEIAHFDPDTGADQGSAPGSRERCEAACYDCLLSYYNQRDHRVLDRKVLPPLLSPWMDGTVETSPSARPRDEHVERLLKLCDSELERKFVRLLDARHLKLPPDAQVHVKECNTRADFLYRAENVAIFIDGPHHDEAHQKATDKEQQAALENAGYLILRLRYDENWDAKIRDNATLFGTSYVTGGSALEYIVDSTGGFDPRDYGEEWRPLMESLTSSDGVTVEPGEEVMHEGRVVDLDLATVRKGNRSLRLVDDARSSADAVTHALSSVGCRVMRVRPNELDLTARVLAALGSE; from the coding sequence ATGACGGCCGACGGTGACTTCGAGAGGGGGCCCATCGTGGACGTTTTCGATCTCCGCAAGCGCGTCATCCAGGAGTACGCCGACTACATCCGCAGTTTCATCGTCATCGGCGACGAGCGGATTGAGCAGCTCGTCGACAGCGAGCTGCGGCGCGGCGCGTTGTGGCCCGAGCCGCTCATCCAGCTGAACCCCGCGTTCGAACCGGGCGAGGGCCTCGAAGATCTGGTCCGGCAGGGAGCCCTGCATCCCGAGTGCCTGAAGATCTTCCGCGACAAGCCCGCCCCCGCCGAGGATCGGGGGCTGCTCCAGCTGCACCGCCACCAGGTCGAAGCCGTCCACGCGGCGCGGTCCGGCGAGAACTACGTGCTGACGACCGGCACCGGCTCGGGCAAGAGCCTGGCGTACATCGTGCCGATCGTGGACCACGTGCTGCGCACCGGCACCGGCAAGGGCATCCAGGCGATCGTGGTGTACCCCATGAACGCGCTCGCGAACTCCCAGCTCGGCGAGCTGACCAAGTTCCTGTGCAACGGCTACCCCGGCGGCAAGTCGCCCGTCACGTTCCAGCGGTACACCGGGCAGGAGAAGGACGAGGAGCGCAACGAGATCATCGCGAGCCCGCCCGACATCCTGCTCACGAACTACGTCATGCTGGAGCTGCTGCTCACCCGGCCCAAGGAGCGCAAGCTTGTGAGCGCGGCGAAGGACCTGCGGTTCCTCGTGCTCGACGAGCTGCACACATACCGAGGGCGGCAGGGCTCGGACGTCGCCATGCTCGTGCGCCGCGTGCGCGACGCCTGCGAGGCGACCAGCCTGCTGCACGTGGGGACGTCTGCCACCCTGGCGAGCGGGGGCACGTGGGAGGAGCAGCGGGCGGCCGTGGCGGATACCGCGAGTCGCCTGTTCGGCGCCGAGGTCAAACCCGAGCGTGTGATCGGGGAGACGTTGCGCCGCGTGACGCCGCTGCGGCGCCACGACGATCCGCAGTTCGTCGCCGACCTCCGCGCCGAAATGTCGCGCTCCGGGAGCATCCCGCCCGAGACCCGGGAGTCGTTCCTGGCGTCGCCGCTCTCCTCCTGGATCGAGTCCACCCTCGGCCTGGCCGAGGAGCCGGGCACGTACCGTCTCGTGCGCTCGACGCCGATGCCGATCACCGGCGCGAACGGCGCAGCGCACAAGCTCGCGGAGCTGACCGGTCTGGACCAGGAGAAGTGCGAACGCGAGATCGGCCGCCACCTCCTCGCCGGGTACGAGCACCGCGACGAGCACGGTCGGCCGATCTTCGCCTTCCGGCTGCACCAGTTCGTCTCCAAGGGCGAATCGGTGTACGCCTCGCTGGAGGCGGAACCGGAACGCCACATCACGCTGCAATCGCAGACCTACGTGCCGGGCAGCGATCGCCACAAGCAGCTGTTCCCGATCGTGTTCTGCCGCGAGTGCGGGCAAGAGTACTACCTGGTCCGGCGCTGCGAGGGCGAGGACCGCACGGTCTACTACCAGCCCCGGACGCTGTCCGATCAGGACGACGAGGGCGGAGAGCCCGGCTTCCTGCATATCGACACGGAAGATCCCTGGCCCGAGGTTGGCGCGTCACTCGACCGCCTCCCGGACAGCTGGCTCGAAGTGGAGAACGGCACGCTGCGCGTCCGGAAGGTCCGGCGCGACAGGCTGCCGCGCGAGGTGTATCTCACCGCGAGCGGGACCGAGGGCAAAGGTGATCTCCGCGCGCACTACATGCGGGCGCCCTTCATCTTCTGCATGAACTGCAAGGTCTCCTACAGCCCGCACCAGCAGGCCGACTTCGGCAAGCTCGCGACGCTCGGCTCCGAGGGCCGCAGCACGGCGACGACGGTGCTCGCCCTGTCGAACATCCGCCGCCTGCGCAACGACCAGACCCTGGAGCCCAAGGCGCGCAAGCTCCTCAGCTTCACGGACAACCGCCAGGACGCCTCGCTCCAGGCCGGGCACTTCAACGACTTTGTGGAGATCGCGCTCCTGCGCTCCGCGCTCCACCGTGCCGTGCGCGACGCCGGGGCCGAGGGTCTCCACCACGATACGTTGACGCGCCGCGTGTTCGAGGCGCTCGACCTGCCACTCTCCCAGTACGCGGCGAACCCGGAAGTTGAATACCTCCAGCTCGAAGAGACGCAGCGCGCGTTCCGGCGGGTGCTCGGCTACTGCCTGTACCTGGACCTGCGTCGCGGGTGGCGCATCACGTCGCCCAACCTGGAGCAGTGCGGGCTCCTCGACATCGACTACCTGTCGCTGGCGGCGCTGTGTGGCGATGAGCCCAAGTGGCGGGAGCGGCACCCTGTTCTCGCAACCGCGACCCCGGACGAGCGCCGGAACGTCTGCAAGGTGTTGCTCGACTTCCTGCGTCGGGAGCTGGCGATCCAGGCCGACGTCCTCGACTCGGCCGACCAGGAGAGCATCCTGCTCCAGTCGAACCAATACCTGATCCCGCCATGGGCGCTCGACGACAACGAGCCGATGCAGACGAGCCGGATCGCGTTCCCGACGTCGGGCAACTCGGAAAAGAAGTGGAACGTCTACGTGTCGCCGCGCGGCGGGTTCGGGCTGTTCCTCAAGCGGCCGGACACGTTCCGCAACGCGAACAGCGCGATGACGAAGACCGAGGATGTGTCGACCATCCTGAGCGACCTGTTCGAGAACCTGCTAAAGGCCGGGCTCGTGCACCGCATCGAGAAGCGCGACCAGGAGGCCGAGGTCGGGTACCAGCTGAAGTCCTCGGGATTGGTGTGGCGTGCGGGCGCGGGCATGTCCGGCTTCCACGATCCGATCCGCGTCCCGAGCCGCCCCGAGGGCGGCCATAGGACGAACCGCTTCTTCGTCGACTTCTACCGGGCGGACATGGCGGACCTGAAGGGGCTCGAAGCGCACGAGCACACGGCGCAGGTGCAGGCGCTGGACCGGGAGGAGCGGGAGGAGAATTTCCGCAAGGGCATCCTGCCGATCCTGTTCTGCTCGCCGACCATGGAGTTGGGCGTCGACATCGCGCAGCTCAACGTCGTGAACATGCGCAACGTGCCGCCGACCCCGGCGAACTACGCCCAGCGCAGCGGCCGGGCCGGGCGGAGCGGGCAGCCCGCGTTCGTGTACACCTACTGCACGGCCGGGAGCCCGCACGATCAGTACTTCTTCAAGCGACCGGGCCGCATGGTCGCGGGCGCCGTTTCCCCACCCAGGCTCGATCTCGCGAACGAGGACCTCCTGCGGGCGCACGTCCACGCGATCTGGCTTGCCGAGTCCGGGTTCGATCTCAAGTCGTCGCTGGCGGACATCCTGGAGGTCGAGGGCGACGATCCGACCCTGGAGGTCCTCCCGAACGTCCGCGCCGCGCTCGACGACACCCGCGCCCGGGAACGCGCTAAAACGCGTGCGGAGCATTGCCTGTACGCGGCCGTGGCCGCCCTCGTCGGCGACGCCAAGGTGGGCGTCTGGATCGGCGATGTGCTCGACCAGTTGCCGCGCTCGTTCGAGACGGCGTGCAACCGGTGGCGGAGCCTGTACCGGGGGGCGCTGGAGCAGTCGAAGCGGCAGTCCAAGATCGCGCGGGACGCCTCCCGGGATACCCGGGACCGGGAGAACGCGAAGCGGCTGCGCGCCGAGGCCGAGGCCCAGCTCAACCTGCTCTTGGAGCGCAACACGAAGACGCTGTCCGACTTCTACTCGTACCGCTACTTCGCGAGCGAGGGGTTCCTCCCGGGGTACAGCTTCCCGAGGCTCCCGCTGTCGGCCTACCTGCCCGGCAAGAAGCGCGGGCGAGGGGACGAGGAGTTCCTGTCGCGGCCGAGGTTCCTCGCGATCTCCGAGTTCGGGCCGCGCGCGTTCGTCTACCACGAGGGGTCGCGATTCGTGATCAACAAGGTGATCCTGCCCGTGGAGAGTGAGGGCGGCATCACGCGGAGCGCAGCCCAGTGCAAGGAGTGCGGCTACGTGCACCCGATCGGGGATGCGCCCGGGCCAGACCTATGCGAACGGTGTGGGCTCAAGCTGCCGCCGCCCATGGTCAACCTGTTCCGCATGCAGAACGTGTCCACGCGGCGCCGGGACCGCATCAGCTCGGACGAGGAGGAGCGGTTCCGCCTGGGGTACGAGATCAAGACCGGCGTGCGGTTCGAGCCGCGCGACGGCGTGCCCTCGGAGCAGACGGCCGAGCTGCGCAGCGCGTCCGGCGACGGGCTGGCCAAGCTGACCTACGGCCATGCGGGGACGATCTGGCGTCTCAACGTCGGGTGGCGGCGCCGGGAGCGCGAGGAGCAGCAGGGCTACGTGCTCGACGTGGAGCGCGGGTACTGGTCGAAGTCCCAGGCGACCGAGGAGGACCCGGACGATCCGCAGTCGGGGCGCACGCTGCGCGTCATCCCGTACGTCGAGGACCGGCGCAACTGCCTCCTGATCGCGCCCGAAGGCAACCTGACGCCGACCGAGATGGCGTCGCTCCAAGCGGCGCTCAAGTCCGCCATCCAGGTGGAGTACGACCTGGAGGACAGCGAGCTGGCCGCCGAGCCGCTGCCGGACGCCAAACAGCGCCGGGCGATCCTGTTCTTCGAGGCGTCCGAGGGCGGCGCAGGCGTGCTCCGGCGCTTCGTCGAGGACCCCCGCGCGCTCCAGGCGGTGGCGCGGCGGGCGCTGGAGATCGCCCACTTCGACCCGGACACGGGCGCCGATCAGGGCTCCGCGCCCGGCTCCCGGGAGCGGTGCGAGGCGGCGTGCTACGACTGCCTGCTTTCCTACTACAACCAGCGCGATCACCGGGTCCTCGACCGCAAGGTGCTGCCGCCGCTCCTCTCGCCGTGGATGGACGGGACGGTCGAGACCTCCCCGTCGGCGCGGCCCAGGGACGAGCACGTCGAGCGCCTGCTGAAGCTGTGCGACTCCGAGCTGGAGCGCAAGTTCGTGCGGCTCCTGGATGCGCGCCATCTGAAGCTCCCGCCGGATGCGCAGGTGCACGTCAAGGAGTGCAACACGCGGGCGGACTTCCTGTATCGGGCGGAGAACGTGGCGATCTTCATCGACGGCCCGCACCACGACGAGGCACACCAGAAGGCCACGGACAAGGAGCAGCAGGCCGCCCTGGAAAACGCCGGGTACCTCATCCTCCGGCTCCGCTACGACGAGAACTGGGACGCCAAGATCCGGGACAACGCGACGCTGTTCGGCACCTCGTATGTGACAGGCGGGAGCGCTCTAGAATATATTGTTGATTCGACCGGTGGATTCGACCCGAGAGACTATGGTGAGGAATGGCGCCCCCTGATGGAAAGCCTCACATCCTCGGACGGCGTGACCGTCGAACCCGGCGAGGAAGTGATGCATGAAGGGCGCGTCGTCGATCTCGATCTGGCGACTGTCCGGAAGGGAAATCGATCGTTGCGTCTGGTCGACGATGCACGTTCTTCCGCGGACGCTGTCACCCACGCCCTTTCTTCAGTCGGCTGTCGTGTGATGCGAGTCCGTCCGAACGAATTGGATCTCACTGCCCGCGTGCTGGCCGCCCTGGGGAGCGAGTAA
- a CDS encoding AAA family ATPase translates to MNDITIIPPYDELDHLPTPLTPGERKTLEFFREHLPDGWELYVQPHLNGLRPDFVLLHPDNGIAVYEVKDWDLDALDYFFQGTPPTLHGRRDGKTFSLARQNPIAKVIAYKDEVHKLYCPSLPVRTGFGVITAGVVFPFASREKADHLLGTTYKTHLSIPQNPMVCWDDLDSGNILKAFPLVHRHNEYMSHDIAAELRPWLVEPDVSVEQRHPLEMDKKQIALATDPAPQKGYRRIKGAAGSGKSVVLAARAAELAKEGKTVLVATFNITLLNYLRDLAVRWWRSKTFAERITWLNFHQWCKRITATAGENDKQKSLWENDDYSKDEILNEKMAELVFGLYQREGAELPQYDAILVDEGQDYRLSWWKALRAACKPGGEMLLVADPTQDVYGTARAWTEQKMIGAGFSGRWTTLDTSYRLPPVLIPLVRDFAERFLPRDGLRALPQPAQTELALSSTHLRWFQVRGDRAEDACVAEVLALPRSIGGKTLPWSDVTFLTSSRALGARVVNRLEGHGIHVLHTFYEGEEERRHKLAFFKGSAKVKATTIHSFKGWEGRALVIHFGDLLDDKMKAAAYAALTRLKRHKEACVLSVVCSWDEGEEYGRSWPSFHSWRGDGLGTTTEVLEDFSAVWKPVMVALAATEGVTVDPGEEIMNRGRVVDLDLATVCWKNRKLRLVDDVLPSANEVASTLTSQGWRVVRVRATDPDVVMRVMGALEE, encoded by the coding sequence ATGAACGACATCACGATCATCCCCCCCTATGACGAACTGGACCATCTTCCGACTCCACTTACCCCCGGAGAACGCAAGACTCTCGAGTTTTTCCGTGAGCATCTTCCCGATGGCTGGGAGTTATACGTACAGCCTCACCTCAACGGCCTGCGTCCTGATTTCGTTCTCCTTCATCCGGACAACGGTATTGCCGTTTACGAGGTCAAGGACTGGGATCTGGACGCGCTCGACTACTTTTTTCAGGGCACGCCTCCAACCCTCCACGGCCGTCGCGACGGGAAGACGTTCTCTCTGGCCAGACAGAATCCGATCGCCAAAGTCATCGCCTACAAGGACGAGGTCCATAAACTCTACTGCCCGTCACTGCCCGTGCGGACCGGTTTCGGAGTGATCACTGCTGGAGTCGTCTTCCCCTTCGCTTCTCGCGAGAAGGCTGATCACCTTTTGGGGACAACGTACAAAACGCACCTCTCTATCCCGCAGAATCCGATGGTCTGCTGGGATGACCTGGATTCAGGCAATATCCTGAAGGCCTTTCCTCTTGTCCACCGCCACAACGAGTACATGAGCCACGACATCGCAGCGGAGCTTCGCCCGTGGCTGGTCGAGCCGGACGTCTCGGTCGAGCAGCGACATCCACTCGAAATGGACAAGAAGCAGATAGCGCTCGCCACCGACCCCGCGCCACAGAAAGGCTACCGACGCATCAAGGGTGCAGCCGGTTCAGGGAAGTCCGTGGTGCTCGCGGCTCGCGCCGCGGAGCTGGCGAAAGAGGGGAAGACGGTTCTCGTCGCGACGTTCAACATCACCCTCCTCAACTACCTGCGAGACCTCGCGGTGCGATGGTGGCGCAGCAAGACGTTTGCGGAACGCATCACGTGGCTGAATTTTCATCAGTGGTGCAAACGCATCACGGCGACGGCTGGGGAGAACGACAAGCAAAAAAGCCTCTGGGAAAACGACGACTATTCGAAAGACGAAATCCTCAACGAGAAAATGGCGGAGCTTGTTTTCGGTCTCTATCAACGAGAGGGTGCGGAGTTACCGCAGTACGACGCCATCCTCGTGGACGAGGGGCAGGACTACCGACTGAGTTGGTGGAAAGCCCTGCGAGCGGCCTGCAAGCCCGGTGGCGAGATGCTCCTGGTGGCTGATCCCACCCAGGACGTCTACGGAACGGCGAGAGCGTGGACGGAGCAGAAAATGATCGGGGCTGGATTCTCTGGTAGGTGGACAACATTGGACACCAGCTATCGGTTGCCACCCGTGCTGATCCCTCTGGTGCGCGATTTCGCCGAGCGTTTCCTTCCTCGCGATGGATTGAGAGCCTTGCCCCAACCGGCACAGACCGAACTGGCACTCTCTAGCACGCATCTGCGCTGGTTCCAGGTGAGGGGCGATCGGGCCGAGGACGCCTGCGTGGCCGAGGTCCTTGCTCTCCCCAGATCAATCGGTGGCAAAACGTTGCCGTGGTCGGACGTCACGTTCCTCACCTCCAGCAGGGCCCTCGGTGCGAGAGTGGTCAACAGGCTCGAAGGACACGGCATCCATGTCCTTCATACCTTCTACGAAGGAGAGGAAGAACGACGGCACAAGCTGGCCTTCTTCAAGGGGTCCGCCAAGGTGAAAGCCACGACCATCCACTCCTTCAAGGGCTGGGAGGGCAGAGCGCTGGTCATCCATTTCGGCGATCTCCTGGATGACAAGATGAAGGCGGCAGCGTATGCGGCGTTGACGCGGCTCAAGCGACACAAAGAAGCCTGTGTGCTCTCCGTAGTGTGCTCGTGGGACGAGGGCGAGGAATACGGAAGAAGCTGGCCGTCATTCCATTCCTGGCGCGGCGATGGTCTCGGGACGACGACCGAGGTGCTAGAGGATTTCAGTGCCGTCTGGAAACCAGTCATGGTCGCTCTCGCGGCCACGGAAGGCGTGACAGTCGATCCTGGTGAGGAGATCATGAACCGCGGGCGCGTCGTCGACCTCGACCTAGCGACCGTCTGCTGGAAAAATCGAAAGCTGCGCCTAGTGGATGATGTTCTTCCTTCTGCCAACGAAGTCGCGAGCACATTGACATCGCAGGGTTGGCGGGTAGTGCGAGTCCGCGCCACTGACCCGGACGTCGTGATGCGCGTCATGGGCGCCTTGGAGGAGTAG